A region from the Benincasa hispida cultivar B227 chromosome 8, ASM972705v1, whole genome shotgun sequence genome encodes:
- the LOC120083032 gene encoding E3 ubiquitin-protein ligase MBR2 isoform X2, translating into MPVVTHTSTVGEHMKLRRPKSILNHLNQPISESDPNPSSIPSIIQSTRCKSTISSLLLSTFSNNTTSGGNEALPSSIITNRKKNNFSSATLRGLGCTTAASQQVSVPAVIRTSADWERKKTRKKKQKNSKNKTQQGIVDASHFQPNSNINSASCLDAQDVWCGPGIGFSADAAASVDCVVARRHASGRGKIDLEKITQRERSCLGRRTVNPETLLFLDSDSDLPTARSLELSRSRYYRHVRHPSPDGLAEIMMFQSSLLMGGRFDLHDQFRELRLDVDNMSYEELLELGERIGHVSTGLKEDEIVRCIRKMKPLVVNELATHLLSQMDRKCSICQEDYEPDDEMGKLECGHSYHIHCIKQWLSQKNTCPVCKTAAVGRG; encoded by the exons ATGCCTGTTGTTACACACACTTCCACAGTTGGTGAACACATGAAATTGAGAAGACCCAAAAGCATTTTGAACCATTTGAACCAACCCATTTCAGAATCAGATCCAAACCCATCATCAATCCCTTCTATAATTCAATCCACTCGCTGCAAATCCACCATTTCTTCTCTTCTGCTCTCTACTTTTTCCAATAATACAACTAGCGGTGGAAATGAAGCTTTACCTTCTTCCATTATCACCAATAGGAAGAAGAACAACTTCTCTTCTGCTACTCTCAGGGGACTCGGTTGCACCACCGCCGCTTCTCAGCAAGTTTCTGTCCCGGCTGTAATTCGAACTTCAGCGGATTGGGAAAGGAAGAAGACGAGGAAAAAAAAGCAGAAGAACTCCAAGAACAAAACCCAACAAGGAATTGTTGATGCCTCTCATTTTCAACCTAATTCGAACATCAACTCTGCTAGCTGTTTAGACGCTCAAGATGTTTGGTGTGGCCCTGGAATTGGATTCTCTGCAGATGCGGCTGCTTCTGTGGATTGTGTTGTTGCTAGAAGACATGCTTCTGGAAGGGGAAAAAtcgatttggagaagataactCAGAGGGAG CGTTCTTGTTTAGGAAGGCGAACAGTGAACCCCGAGAcccttttatttttagattctGATTCTGATCTTCCAACTGCTCGATCATTGGAACTGTCTAGGAGTCGATATTATCGCCATGTTCGTCATCCATCCCCTGATGGCCTTGCTGAG ATTATGATGTTCCAGAGCAGTTTGCTGATGGGTGGAAGgttcgatctacacgaccaaTTTAGGGAATTACGACTTGACGTCGATAACATGTCCTATGAG GAGCTGCTTGAACTCGGTGAACGGATCGGCCATGTCAGTACAGGACTGAAAGAAGATGAGATAGTACGATGTATTAGAAAAATGAAGCCCCTTGTTGTGAATGAGCTAGCAACTCATTTATTATCACAAATGGATAGGAAGTGCAGCATCTGTCAG GAGGACTATGAACCAGATGATGAAATGGGTAAGCTGGAATGTGGGCACAGCTACCATATACACTGTATAAAACAGTGGCTTTCACAGAAGAATACATGCCCAGTCTGTAAGACAGCAGCGGTGGGCCGAGGTTGA
- the LOC120083032 gene encoding E3 ubiquitin-protein ligase MBR2 isoform X1 has translation MPVVTHTSTVGEHMKLRRPKSILNHLNQPISESDPNPSSIPSIIQSTRCKSTISSLLLSTFSNNTTSGGNEALPSSIITNRKKNNFSSATLRGLGCTTAASQQVSVPAVIRTSADWERKKTRKKKQKNSKNKTQQGIVDASHFQPNSNINSASCLDAQDVWCGPGIGFSADAAASVDCVVARRHASGRGKIDLEKITQRERSCLGRRTVNPETLLFLDSDSDLPTARSLELSRSRYYRHVRHPSPDGLAEQIMMFQSSLLMGGRFDLHDQFRELRLDVDNMSYEELLELGERIGHVSTGLKEDEIVRCIRKMKPLVVNELATHLLSQMDRKCSICQEDYEPDDEMGKLECGHSYHIHCIKQWLSQKNTCPVCKTAAVGRG, from the exons ATGCCTGTTGTTACACACACTTCCACAGTTGGTGAACACATGAAATTGAGAAGACCCAAAAGCATTTTGAACCATTTGAACCAACCCATTTCAGAATCAGATCCAAACCCATCATCAATCCCTTCTATAATTCAATCCACTCGCTGCAAATCCACCATTTCTTCTCTTCTGCTCTCTACTTTTTCCAATAATACAACTAGCGGTGGAAATGAAGCTTTACCTTCTTCCATTATCACCAATAGGAAGAAGAACAACTTCTCTTCTGCTACTCTCAGGGGACTCGGTTGCACCACCGCCGCTTCTCAGCAAGTTTCTGTCCCGGCTGTAATTCGAACTTCAGCGGATTGGGAAAGGAAGAAGACGAGGAAAAAAAAGCAGAAGAACTCCAAGAACAAAACCCAACAAGGAATTGTTGATGCCTCTCATTTTCAACCTAATTCGAACATCAACTCTGCTAGCTGTTTAGACGCTCAAGATGTTTGGTGTGGCCCTGGAATTGGATTCTCTGCAGATGCGGCTGCTTCTGTGGATTGTGTTGTTGCTAGAAGACATGCTTCTGGAAGGGGAAAAAtcgatttggagaagataactCAGAGGGAG CGTTCTTGTTTAGGAAGGCGAACAGTGAACCCCGAGAcccttttatttttagattctGATTCTGATCTTCCAACTGCTCGATCATTGGAACTGTCTAGGAGTCGATATTATCGCCATGTTCGTCATCCATCCCCTGATGGCCTTGCTGAG CAGATTATGATGTTCCAGAGCAGTTTGCTGATGGGTGGAAGgttcgatctacacgaccaaTTTAGGGAATTACGACTTGACGTCGATAACATGTCCTATGAG GAGCTGCTTGAACTCGGTGAACGGATCGGCCATGTCAGTACAGGACTGAAAGAAGATGAGATAGTACGATGTATTAGAAAAATGAAGCCCCTTGTTGTGAATGAGCTAGCAACTCATTTATTATCACAAATGGATAGGAAGTGCAGCATCTGTCAG GAGGACTATGAACCAGATGATGAAATGGGTAAGCTGGAATGTGGGCACAGCTACCATATACACTGTATAAAACAGTGGCTTTCACAGAAGAATACATGCCCAGTCTGTAAGACAGCAGCGGTGGGCCGAGGTTGA
- the LOC120082574 gene encoding UDP-N-acetylglucosamine--N-acetylmuramyl-(pentapeptide) pyrophosphoryl-undecaprenol N-acetylglucosamine transferase, protein MAATKIFHFSLPTKSNPSTPPFKTSYTLISSPHSRPVKSIRCLSIHRSDDDDPSTSNSTINSLRVVFAAGGTGGRVYPAVAIADELLIAYPTAQILFLGTPNSTESAAVPSAGYEFDTVPATQLARPLISPQNLLLPLHLIKSVVASYKKLIDFKPHIVIGTGGNVSFPICLAARLINGVKLAIQEQNSVPGFANWVLSHFADVVFVVLNSTVECFPRKKKCLVCGNPVRSALRQYVPKAVARLHFFPRSGKGEDLEAKVLLILGGSLGANAINIAMLNLYYQMLLENKSLYIIWQTGVKTFDEMDSLVKNHPHLHLTPFMHSLHLAYAAADVVVSRAGAMTCSEILATGKPSILIPSPYEDEGHQFKNASIMADMAGSTVINEDELDSTTLAIAIHEILGDESKMADLSERALRASKPNASIEIVQHIGSLINLSTTKAKQQ, encoded by the exons ATGGCGGCcaccaaaatttttcatttctctctACCCACCAAATCTAACCCTTCAACTCCGCCGTTTAAGACTTCTTACACCCTCATTTCCTCCCCACATTCCAG GCCTGTCAAAAGCATCCGTTGTCTGTCTATTCACCGATCAGACGACGATGACCCCTCTACATCAAACAGCACGATTAACTCCCTGAGAGTCGTCTTCGCCGCCGGAGGCACTGGTGGTCGCGTTTATCCCGCCGTCGCCATTGCCGATGAGCTCCTAATTGCTTACCCCACAGCGCAGATCCTCTTTTTAGGAACACCCAACAGCACGGAAAGCGCCGCCGTCCCCTCCGCCGGGTACGAGTTCGACACAGTTCCGGCCACCCAGTTAGCTCGCCCTCTTATATCTCCCCAAAACCTTCTCCTCCCTTTACATCTGATCAAATCCGTGGTTGCGAGTTACAAAAAACTCATCGATTTCAAACCCCACATTGTCATTGGCACAGGTGGGAACGTCTCGTTCCCGATTTGTCTCGCTGCAAGGCTGATCAATGGCGTCAAGCTCGCAATCCAAGAACAGAACTCGGTTCCAGGATTTGCGAATTGGGTTCTTTCCCATTTTGCAGATGTGGTGTTTGTTGTATTGAACTCCACAGTCGAGTGCTTtccaaggaagaagaaatgcttGGTTTGTGGGAATCCGGTGAGGTCGGCGTTGAGGCAGTACGTGCCCAAGGCTGTGGCACGTTTGCATTTCTTTCCAAGATCAGGGAAGGGTGAGGATTTGGAGGCTAAGGTGTTGCTTATTCTTGGAGGGTCTTTGGGTGCAAATGCCATTAATATTGCCATGTTGAATCTGTATTATCAGATGTTGTTGGAGAACAAGAGTTTGTATATTATATGGCAGACTGGTGTGAAGACATTTGATGAGATGGACAGCCTTGTGAAGAACCATCCCCATCTGCATTTAACGCC GTTCATGCATTCTCTGCATTTGGCTTATGCAGCTGCAGATGTCGTTGTTTCTAGAGCAGGGGCCATGACTTGCTCTGAGATCCTAGCAACTGGAAAGCCTTCTATACTG ATACCATCACCATATGAAGATGAAGGACATCAGTTTAAAAATGCTTCAATAATGGCTGACATGGCTGGTTCAACGGTCATTAATGAAGATGAACTAGATTCGACAACCCTTGCAATTGCAATTCATGAGATATTAG GTGATGAGAGTAAAATGGCAGATCTATCTGAGAGAGCATTGCGAGCATCAAAACCAAATGCCTCTATTGAAATTGTTCAACACATTGGAAGCTTAATAAACTTGTCAACTACGAAGGCCAAGCAGCAATGA
- the LOC120083031 gene encoding uncharacterized protein LOC120083031 produces MATLSLSRFDLSSIGQSKDRRRHLHRLRQEGKSQPSWALRRRNVIAVKSVRAFYGGASGLNANKEKGLICTADELHYVSVPNSDWKLALWRYLPSIRAPSRNHPLLLLSGVGSNALGYDLSPESSFARYMSNQGYDTWILEVRGLGLSTDRGKMKDTEQIRSETLAKQPLVKASTYESSEGSGISSRDGQTSNIATQLRQWNKNLINLIDGAQQLGPFQPFNLQGVTSALEEFQEQLHVYEKYDWDFDNYLEEDVPAAMEYIRNQSKPNDGKLLAIGHSMGGILLYATISRCSFKKVDPQLASVVTLASSLDYRPSNSSLRLLLPLRDPAQNLNVPVIPIGPLLVIAHPLASRPPYVLSWLKGQISAEDMLHPTLLEKLVMNGFGSVPAKVLMQLSSVFEEGGLCDRSGTFKYKDYLRQGNVPVLALAGDQDLICPPEAVYETVKEIPTQLVSYKVLGKLGGPHYAHYDIVGSHLASSEVYPLITDFLNRHDMV; encoded by the exons ATGGCGACCCTTTCGTTGTCTCGTTTCGATCTCTCCTCAATCGGCCAGAGCAAGGACCGCCGCCGTCATCTCCACCGATTGAGACAAGAAGGGAAATCACAACCTTCGTGGGCCTTACGCCGGCGGAATGTGATCGCCGTGAAGTCCGTCAGGGCGTTTTACGGCGGTGCGTCTGGATTGAATGCCAATAAGGAGAAGGGTTTGATCTGTACTGCCGACGAGCTTCATTACGTCTCTGTTCCTAACTCTGATTGGAAGCTCGCTCTTTGGCGTTATCTCCCTTCTATTCGG GCGCCATCAAGGAATCATCCGCTTTTGCTGTTATCAGGGGTTGGGAGCAATGCTCTTGGATATGACCTTTCTCCAGAG TCCTCATTTGCTCGCTACATGTCCAACCAAGGATATGACACATGGATTCTTGAAGTTCGAGGATTGGGACTTAGCACTGACAGAGGAAAAATGAAGGATACTGAACAGATACGATCTGAAACTCTGGCGAAACAGCCATTAGTCAAGGCCAGTACATATGAAAGTTCTGAGGGTTCTGGTATTTCTTCAAGAGATG GACAGACTTCTAACATTGCTACTCAACTTAGGCAATGGAATAAGAATCTTATCAATTTAATTGACGGAGCTCAACAACTGGGTCCATTTCAGCCTTTTAATCTACAAGGTGTTACCTCCGCATTAGAAGAGTTCCAGGAACAACTTCATGTATATGAGAAGTATGATTGGGACTTCGACAACTACTTGGAAGAAGATGTGCCTGCTGCG ATGGAGTACATAAGGAACCAATCCAAACCAAATGATGGCAAGTTACTAGCAATCGGCCATTCGATGGGGGGTATCTTGCTATATGCTACGATCTCTCGCTGTA GCTTTAAGAAAGTTGATCCACAGTTGGCATCGGTTGTTACTTTGGCTTCTTCACTTGACTACAGACCTTCAAATTCGTCACTCAGACTTCTTTTACCTTTG AGAGATCCTGCACAGAATCTTAATGTTCCTGTGATTCCCATTGGGCCATTGCTTGTTATTGCTCATCCTCTCGCATCCCGTCCTCCTTATGTCTTGTCTTGGTTGAAGGGTCAAATCTCTGCAGAAGACATGTTACATCCCACCTTGCTTGAGAAGCTTGTGATGAATGGCTTTG GATCTGTGCCTGCAAAGGTTCTCATGCAGCTATCGTCTGTTTTTGAGGAGGGGGGCTTATGTGACAGGAGTGGTACATTCAAATACAAGGATTATCTACGCCAAGGCAACGTTCCAGTCCTTGCTCTTGCTGGAGACCAAGACCTTATTTGTCCTCCTGAAGCTGTATATG AAACTGTGAAAGAAATTCCTACGCAGTTGGTTTCCTACAAAGTTCTTGGCAAGCTTGGTGGTCCTCACTATGCTCACTATGATATTGTGGGAAGTCATTTG GCATCAAGTGAAGTATATCCATTGATAACCGATTTTCTCAACCGCCATGACATGGTTTGA